One window from the genome of Candidatus Rickettsiella isopodorum encodes:
- the dnaJ gene encoding molecular chaperone DnaJ, producing the protein MAKKADYYETLGVSRNASDSELKKAYRKLAMKYHPDKHHAAENKSAKDAEEKFKEISEAYEVLSDSKKRTAYDQFGHAGVDAAGMGGSQSAHGFNFNDVFGDIGDVFGNIFGNRGGPQQSQRTQRGADLRYTLELDLESAIHGATVQIRIPRLVTCKSCHGSGARKGTKPTICKTCEGQGQVRIQQGFFTIQQACPECHGEGRIITDPCPDCHGQGQIQETKTLSVKIPAGIDEGNRIRLAGEGEAGSRGAPPGDLYVQIHLKPHPLFKREGNHLYCDVPINLTLALLGGDIQIPTLTGVVNLHIPAETQSGKVLRLRGKGVPGRPGVTGDLLCRVIVETPVNLSKTQKELIMTLEKELQNGNHYPKAKAWFENIRKFFSKQN; encoded by the coding sequence ATGGCAAAAAAAGCTGATTATTATGAAACACTGGGTGTCTCACGCAACGCGTCAGATAGTGAACTAAAAAAAGCCTATCGCAAATTGGCAATGAAATATCACCCTGATAAACATCATGCTGCTGAGAATAAATCAGCAAAAGATGCTGAAGAAAAATTCAAAGAAATCAGTGAAGCGTACGAAGTTTTATCAGATTCTAAAAAACGGACTGCTTATGATCAATTTGGTCATGCTGGCGTAGATGCTGCGGGAATGGGTGGCTCACAAAGTGCACATGGATTTAACTTTAATGATGTTTTTGGTGATATTGGTGATGTCTTTGGTAATATTTTCGGTAATCGTGGTGGCCCCCAACAAAGCCAACGCACACAACGCGGTGCCGATTTACGCTATACCCTAGAATTGGATTTAGAATCTGCAATTCATGGTGCCACTGTACAAATCCGCATTCCGCGTCTTGTTACCTGTAAAAGCTGCCATGGATCAGGTGCGCGTAAAGGCACTAAACCCACTATCTGCAAAACCTGCGAAGGCCAAGGTCAAGTTCGCATACAGCAAGGTTTTTTTACTATTCAACAAGCCTGTCCTGAATGCCATGGTGAAGGACGCATTATTACTGATCCTTGCCCAGACTGTCATGGTCAAGGCCAAATTCAAGAAACTAAGACTTTGTCAGTAAAGATTCCAGCCGGTATAGACGAAGGCAACCGAATTCGTTTAGCCGGTGAAGGCGAAGCAGGTAGTCGTGGCGCACCGCCCGGCGATCTGTATGTTCAAATTCATCTGAAACCACATCCTTTATTTAAACGTGAAGGTAATCATTTATATTGCGATGTTCCTATTAACTTAACGCTTGCACTATTAGGTGGTGATATACAAATTCCCACTTTAACAGGCGTGGTAAACTTACACATACCAGCCGAAACACAAAGTGGAAAGGTATTACGTTTGCGTGGTAAAGGAGTCCCTGGGCGCCCTGGTGTAACCGGTGATTTACTTTGTCGTGTTATTGTAGAAACACCCGTTAACCTGAGCAAAACACAAAAAGAATTAATCATGACGCTGGAAAAGGAGTTACAAAATGGAAATCACTATCCTAAAGCAAAAGCGTGGTTTGAAAATATAAGGAAATTTTTCAGTAAGCAAAACTGA
- the greA gene encoding transcription elongation factor GreA, with the protein MKKVPMTISGAEHLKEELHQLKTSKRPQVIAAIAEARAHGDLKENAEYHAAKEMQGFIEGRITEIENKLANAQIIDVTKINNHGKIIFGSTIHLLNTKTDEEVTYQIVGEDEADIKHSKISVASPIARALIGKEEGDSVDVQTPAGLVNLEIDKVEYI; encoded by the coding sequence ATGAAAAAAGTTCCTATGACTATCAGCGGTGCTGAACATTTAAAGGAAGAACTTCATCAATTAAAAACCTCAAAACGACCACAAGTGATTGCGGCTATTGCAGAAGCGCGTGCACACGGTGATCTTAAGGAAAATGCCGAGTATCATGCCGCGAAAGAAATGCAAGGCTTCATCGAAGGTCGTATCACCGAAATCGAAAATAAATTAGCCAATGCGCAAATCATTGATGTCACCAAAATAAATAATCATGGCAAAATTATTTTTGGTTCTACCATACATCTACTTAATACTAAGACGGATGAAGAGGTTACTTATCAAATCGTTGGCGAAGACGAAGCAGATATCAAACACTCAAAAATATCAGTCGCCTCCCCCATTGCCCGTGCACTCATTGGAAAAGAAGAAGGCGACAGTGTAGATGTGCAAACTCCTGCTGGTTTGGTTAATTTAGAAATTGATAAAGTCGAATATATCTAA
- a CDS encoding thymidylate synthase — protein sequence MRPYLDFLQHILNQGQAKADRTGTGTLSIFAYQMRFDLSVGFPLVTTKKLHLKSIIYELLWFLRGDTNIRYLNEHQVTIWDEWADSAGNLGPIYGKQWRSWLTTDQKIIDQISQLIEQIKANPDSRRLIVSAWNVGELAKMALPPCHLLFQFYVANSRLSCQLYQRSADAFLGVPFNIASYALLTHMIAQQCNLQVGEFIWTGGDCHIYSNHLEQVNCQLSRQPYRVPQLNILRKPKTLFDYVFDDFSLVDYKCHSLIKAAVAV from the coding sequence ATGCGACCCTATTTGGATTTTTTACAGCATATTCTTAATCAGGGACAAGCTAAAGCGGATAGGACGGGTACAGGTACACTGAGTATCTTCGCCTATCAAATGCGTTTTGATTTAAGTGTCGGTTTCCCTTTAGTGACTACAAAAAAATTACATTTAAAAAGTATTATTTATGAATTGTTGTGGTTTTTACGTGGTGATACCAATATTCGTTACTTAAATGAGCATCAAGTCACTATTTGGGACGAATGGGCTGATTCGGCCGGTAACTTAGGACCTATTTACGGTAAGCAATGGCGATCTTGGCTGACAACCGATCAGAAAATTATTGATCAAATCAGTCAGCTTATTGAACAAATAAAAGCTAATCCGGATTCACGCCGCCTAATTGTTAGTGCTTGGAATGTAGGTGAACTAGCAAAGATGGCTTTGCCTCCTTGTCATTTATTGTTTCAATTTTATGTGGCGAATTCACGTCTTTCTTGTCAGCTGTATCAACGCAGTGCTGATGCTTTTTTAGGAGTACCATTTAATATAGCTTCTTATGCGTTATTAACTCATATGATTGCACAACAGTGTAATTTACAGGTGGGAGAGTTTATTTGGACCGGTGGTGATTGTCATATCTATAGTAATCACCTTGAGCAAGTAAATTGCCAATTGTCCAGGCAACCTTATAGGGTTCCTCAATTAAATATTCTACGTAAACCGAAAACATTATTTGATTATGTGTTTGATGATTTTTCCTTAGTTGATTATAAGTGTCATTCGCTGATTAAAGCAGCGGTAGCGGTTTAG
- a CDS encoding UDP-glucose dehydrogenase family protein, giving the protein MRINLFGAGYVGLVTATCLAEHGNKVLCIDIDQEKVKRLQQGECPIHEPDLPALLQKNLSAGRLNFSTDPQQGVEHGFYQFITVGTPQDEDGSADLTYVLKVAEYIGKTLLEPKLIINKSTVPVGTADKVKAIIQNQLHQRNINIPFNIASNPEFLREGVAVNDFMRSDRIIIGTDNNDAESHLRHLYRPFNRNNDRLIAMDIRSAELTKYAANAFLATKISFINEMSHLAERLNADIEQVRIGIGSDPRIGYHFINPGCGYGGSCFPKDVIALEATAKTVHYQPQLLNAVHQVNDAQKKLLFSKVSQFFQNNLRGKVVALWGLSFKPNTDDMREAPSKVFIAAALAAGMRIQAYDPVAMPEAVRLYKDQVNFSCCDNPEDSLVGADVLVIVTEWNIFFNPDFQLIKQRLKYPAIFDGRNLYDPDCLKQLGIKYYAIGRGEPL; this is encoded by the coding sequence ATGCGAATTAATCTTTTTGGTGCAGGTTATGTAGGTTTGGTTACAGCCACTTGTTTAGCCGAGCATGGAAATAAAGTACTTTGTATTGACATTGATCAAGAAAAAGTAAAACGCTTACAACAAGGTGAATGTCCTATTCATGAGCCCGATTTGCCTGCTTTATTACAAAAAAATTTAAGTGCTGGACGGCTTAATTTTAGTACGGATCCACAACAAGGAGTTGAACATGGTTTTTATCAATTTATTACGGTAGGCACTCCTCAAGATGAGGATGGTTCAGCTGATTTAACGTATGTATTAAAGGTTGCAGAATATATCGGTAAAACACTGCTTGAACCCAAATTAATTATTAATAAATCGACTGTGCCCGTTGGCACTGCTGATAAAGTAAAGGCTATTATTCAAAACCAGTTACATCAACGCAACATTAACATTCCATTTAATATCGCTTCGAATCCTGAGTTTTTACGCGAAGGCGTAGCAGTGAATGATTTTATGCGTTCAGATCGAATTATTATTGGTACCGATAATAATGACGCAGAATCTCACTTACGACATCTCTATAGACCCTTTAATCGTAATAACGATCGTTTAATCGCGATGGATATTCGCTCAGCCGAACTGACCAAATATGCCGCTAATGCATTTTTAGCCACTAAAATTAGCTTTATAAATGAAATGAGCCATTTGGCAGAACGTTTAAATGCAGACATAGAGCAAGTTCGTATTGGTATCGGCTCCGATCCGCGTATCGGTTATCATTTTATTAATCCTGGATGCGGTTATGGCGGCTCTTGTTTCCCTAAGGATGTGATTGCTTTAGAAGCTACTGCTAAAACGGTTCATTACCAACCACAGTTATTAAATGCAGTACATCAGGTGAATGATGCACAAAAAAAACTTTTATTTAGCAAGGTTTCACAATTCTTTCAAAATAATTTACGCGGGAAAGTTGTCGCTTTATGGGGTTTATCTTTTAAGCCAAACACCGACGATATGCGTGAAGCACCGAGCAAAGTATTTATTGCGGCCGCTTTAGCTGCAGGCATGAGAATTCAGGCTTATGACCCAGTCGCAATGCCCGAAGCGGTTCGTTTATACAAAGATCAAGTTAATTTTAGTTGCTGTGATAATCCGGAAGATAGCTTAGTTGGTGCAGATGTCTTAGTAATAGTCACTGAATGGAATATCTTCTTTAATCCAGATTTCCAGCTCATCAAACAGCGTTTAAAATATCCCGCTATCTTTGACGGAAGAAATCTTTATGATCCAGATTGTTTAAAGCAATTGGGAATTAAATACTATGCCATTGGTCGCGGAGAACCTCTCTAG
- the galU gene encoding UTP--glucose-1-phosphate uridylyltransferase GalU: protein MKKIKKITKAIFPVAGLGTRFLPATKASPKEMLPIVDKPLIQYAVEEAIAAGITELIFITSSSKRAIEDHFDSNYELEAKLAEAGKKDLLAIVKNILPKGVSCVYLRQPDTLGLGHAVLCAQTLINDEAFAVLLADDLIDSTLPCLKQMLDLYQEKQNTIIAVQAITPEESKQYGIIGYKTKEGKLSQINAIVEKPSHKEAPSNLAVVGRYILTSTIFFYLSKTPIGKNGEIQLTDAIAHQLKDEVIYAWEFEGTRYDCGSKFGYLKATIAHALKHPETKNLFIHYLKTLRNNFHEDCELNGNTDKNSSTKRI from the coding sequence ATGAAAAAGATTAAAAAAATTACTAAAGCAATTTTCCCGGTTGCTGGTTTAGGTACACGTTTTTTACCTGCAACAAAAGCGAGTCCTAAGGAAATGTTACCTATTGTGGATAAACCTTTAATTCAATATGCGGTCGAAGAAGCCATTGCAGCGGGAATTACCGAGCTCATTTTTATAACAAGTAGTAGTAAACGAGCGATTGAAGATCATTTTGATTCTAATTATGAATTAGAAGCCAAACTGGCTGAAGCAGGCAAAAAGGATCTGTTAGCTATTGTAAAAAATATCTTACCAAAAGGGGTTAGCTGTGTTTATCTACGTCAACCAGACACTTTAGGCTTAGGACATGCTGTTTTATGTGCACAAACGCTTATCAATGATGAAGCATTTGCTGTTTTACTTGCCGATGATTTAATCGATTCAACACTCCCCTGTTTAAAGCAGATGTTAGATCTCTATCAAGAAAAACAAAATACCATCATTGCTGTTCAAGCTATTACTCCTGAAGAAAGTAAACAATACGGTATAATTGGTTATAAAACTAAAGAAGGTAAACTGAGTCAGATTAACGCCATTGTAGAAAAACCTAGTCACAAAGAAGCGCCTTCTAATTTGGCTGTAGTCGGTCGCTATATTCTTACTTCAACTATCTTCTTTTATCTTTCCAAAACACCTATTGGAAAAAATGGGGAAATTCAACTAACAGATGCCATTGCTCATCAGCTAAAAGACGAGGTGATATATGCTTGGGAGTTTGAAGGAACACGCTATGATTGTGGAAGTAAATTCGGCTATTTAAAAGCAACGATTGCTCATGCCTTAAAACATCCAGAAACTAAAAATTTATTTATTCATTATTTAAAGACATTGCGTAATAATTTTCATGAGGATTGCGAGTTGAATGGCAACACAGACAAAAATTCAAGTACGAAACGTATATAA
- a CDS encoding transglycosylase SLT domain-containing protein: MTYKMLKIYSLLLTVLLILAVGITACVQFPTSEEGVKGLSGSGNDTDRKTYQTVIMKSTGSSLAPQNAKAMYSAVEKGTLWGPIRAHFQLSAREENQPQVQKQIRWFARNPLYLKDAVNRAAPYIYYVYAQVRKRDLPTELVLLPIIESGYNPSATNSSSGAAGLWQLMANTAKGYGVHQNRGFDGRRDISSSTNAALNYLTYLRSFFGGDWLLAIAAYDTGEGNVQNAIRHNTEQDKNTHFWALPLASETRSYIPRLLALAAIVKNPAKYGVSLPPVSAKPYLELVDAKNMSLTHVAKLAGMNVSELKELNPGVKSTSAAIKRGQLALPIDRVALYKQQLAAASSPNFKVQVGNNKLALKQARSKGKQRSVQLVNNEQAKPRSATLVKDKSSSQIYWVKSGDTLTGIAKHYHISVKKIQAWNKLDSDFLKPGEKLKIMLS, from the coding sequence ATGACTTATAAAATGCTTAAAATTTACTCGTTATTACTTACCGTACTACTCATTCTGGCAGTGGGTATCACCGCCTGTGTGCAGTTCCCTACTTCTGAAGAAGGTGTGAAGGGCCTCAGCGGTTCGGGTAACGATACAGATAGGAAAACCTATCAAACCGTTATTATGAAATCGACCGGTAGTAGTTTAGCGCCTCAAAACGCTAAAGCGATGTATAGTGCTGTAGAAAAAGGTACGCTTTGGGGGCCTATTCGAGCTCATTTTCAATTGTCAGCTCGTGAGGAAAACCAACCTCAGGTCCAAAAGCAGATCCGTTGGTTTGCTAGAAACCCGCTTTATTTAAAAGATGCGGTAAATCGAGCTGCGCCCTATATTTACTATGTATATGCGCAAGTGAGAAAGCGTGATTTACCTACAGAATTGGTTTTATTGCCTATTATTGAGAGTGGATATAATCCGTCAGCGACTAACTCGTCTTCAGGGGCGGCTGGTTTATGGCAGTTAATGGCCAATACTGCTAAGGGGTATGGTGTGCATCAAAATAGAGGTTTTGATGGTCGCCGAGATATTAGTAGCTCGACCAATGCGGCCTTAAATTACCTTACCTATTTAAGAAGCTTCTTCGGTGGCGATTGGTTGTTAGCCATAGCGGCTTATGATACGGGTGAAGGTAACGTGCAGAATGCGATCCGTCACAATACGGAGCAAGATAAGAATACTCATTTCTGGGCATTACCATTAGCATCTGAGACACGTTCCTATATTCCGCGTTTATTGGCTTTAGCTGCGATTGTTAAAAATCCAGCTAAGTATGGCGTGAGTTTACCTCCCGTCAGTGCTAAGCCTTATTTAGAGCTAGTTGATGCCAAAAACATGAGTTTAACTCACGTAGCTAAATTAGCAGGTATGAACGTTTCGGAATTAAAGGAATTGAATCCGGGCGTGAAAAGTACTTCAGCGGCGATTAAACGTGGTCAGCTCGCTTTACCTATTGATAGGGTCGCTTTGTATAAACAACAATTAGCGGCTGCTTCAAGCCCGAACTTTAAGGTTCAGGTTGGCAATAATAAGCTTGCTTTAAAACAAGCTAGATCAAAAGGCAAGCAGAGATCTGTTCAATTAGTAAACAATGAGCAGGCTAAGCCAAGATCAGCTACTTTAGTTAAGGATAAATCAAGCTCGCAGATCTATTGGGTAAAAAGCGGCGATACATTAACAGGTATTGCTAAACACTACCATATATCGGTTAAGAAGATACAGGCTTGGAATAAGCTGGATAGCGACTTCCTCAAGCCAGGTGAAAAATTAAAAATTATGCTTTCATAA
- a CDS encoding class I SAM-dependent methyltransferase gives MKQHYLDIENHRLANLIPHYAGRHLLQLSPYSFSSLSTSPIIHKIIISSNYKCKHITDKINSSHLESHYTHLPFANDSINLVLMPHTLEVNKSTAQTILTEAWRVLAPSGHLIILGINPISLWGLYRLFSLSKKPTWGDGRFHTIQTLCQWIHFLGGEIQHTESFLFRPPLSSPPGMWLFKKLVWLERVSPWLIPFMGGIYLIIAEKRVKRLNGLGLVWQFPPVLNHKVLAPNARGPHHA, from the coding sequence TTGAAACAGCATTACCTAGACATTGAAAATCATCGTTTAGCTAACCTAATCCCTCATTATGCTGGCCGACATTTGTTGCAGTTGAGCCCATATTCATTTTCAAGCTTATCAACTAGCCCTATTATTCATAAAATTATCATTTCTTCAAATTATAAATGTAAGCATATTACTGACAAAATAAACAGCTCTCACTTAGAAAGTCACTATACTCATTTACCCTTTGCCAACGATAGTATTAATCTAGTCCTGATGCCCCATACCTTAGAAGTGAACAAAAGTACGGCTCAAACCATACTCACAGAAGCTTGGCGAGTACTAGCCCCCAGTGGTCATTTGATTATATTAGGCATCAATCCTATCAGTTTATGGGGTCTATATCGACTATTCTCATTGAGTAAGAAGCCTACTTGGGGGGACGGTCGTTTTCACACGATCCAAACGCTTTGTCAATGGATACACTTTTTAGGGGGTGAAATTCAGCATACTGAAAGCTTTCTATTCCGCCCCCCTTTATCTAGCCCCCCCGGTATGTGGCTATTTAAGAAATTAGTTTGGCTAGAACGAGTGTCGCCTTGGCTTATCCCTTTTATGGGAGGAATTTATTTGATTATTGCTGAAAAGCGGGTAAAGCGCCTCAATGGCTTAGGCTTAGTTTGGCAATTTCCACCGGTACTCAATCATAAGGTTTTAGCTCCAAATGCTCGAGGACCCCATCATGCTTAA
- the rnhA gene encoding ribonuclease HI, whose product MLKIPKIEIFTDGACRGNPGPGAWAALLRFKGKEKTISGTEILTTNNRMELMAAIQALMAIKKPCHITLSTDSQYVQKGITEWLPQWKRRAWLTANKKPVKNSDLWKKLAIQAERHQISWEWVKGHSGHPENDRVDSLANAALDELLE is encoded by the coding sequence ATGCTTAAAATACCAAAAATAGAGATTTTTACTGATGGTGCTTGTCGAGGAAATCCTGGGCCTGGGGCCTGGGCAGCTCTCTTACGCTTCAAAGGAAAAGAAAAAACCATTTCGGGTACTGAAATCTTGACTACCAATAATCGCATGGAGTTAATGGCAGCTATTCAAGCTTTAATGGCAATAAAAAAACCTTGTCACATAACACTCAGTACCGATTCACAATACGTCCAAAAAGGAATTACCGAATGGTTACCTCAATGGAAACGACGTGCTTGGCTTACAGCGAATAAAAAACCGGTTAAAAATTCCGATTTATGGAAGAAATTAGCCATACAAGCTGAACGTCATCAAATCAGCTGGGAATGGGTAAAAGGACATAGTGGCCACCCCGAAAACGACCGTGTAGACAGTCTGGCTAATGCTGCCTTGGATGAACTGCTAGAATAA
- the lpxC gene encoding UDP-3-O-acyl-N-acetylglucosamine deacetylase has protein sequence MSRKNNSIQTSRALKQRTLKNVIKAAGITLHSGETAILTLRPAPINTGIIFRRLDFNPIVEVQARAEHVGETTLQTTLLKNGVRVATIEHLMSAMAGLGIDNAYVDITASEIPIMDGSAGPFIFLIQSAGIEEQTASKRFIRIKQSIKVTEGDKWASFEPFDGFKVSFEIDFNHPLFQNRSQKASIDFSTTSYIKEVSRARTFGFMADYEKLREVRLALGGSLDNAVVVDEYRVLNEDGLRYEDEFVRHKILDAVGDLYLLGHSLIGAFSGYKSGHALNNLLLRRLLSNANAWEYVEFEDEIKAPLAYRRALLNAH, from the coding sequence GTGTCCAGAAAAAACAATTCAATTCAAACTTCGCGTGCGCTAAAACAACGTACATTGAAAAACGTTATTAAAGCGGCAGGGATCACATTGCATAGCGGTGAAACAGCTATTTTAACTTTGCGACCAGCACCCATTAACACCGGAATTATTTTTCGACGGCTAGATTTTAATCCTATCGTTGAAGTGCAAGCGCGCGCTGAACATGTCGGTGAAACGACATTACAAACTACGTTATTAAAAAATGGGGTTAGAGTGGCTACCATAGAGCATCTCATGTCAGCGATGGCAGGTTTAGGTATTGATAATGCCTATGTTGATATTACGGCATCAGAAATTCCTATTATGGATGGAAGTGCAGGACCCTTTATTTTTTTGATTCAGTCGGCGGGTATTGAGGAGCAAACTGCTTCAAAACGCTTTATTCGAATCAAGCAATCTATTAAAGTGACTGAAGGAGATAAATGGGCTTCTTTTGAGCCATTTGATGGTTTCAAAGTTTCATTTGAAATTGATTTTAATCATCCACTTTTCCAAAATCGAAGCCAAAAGGCAAGTATAGATTTTTCTACGACATCATATATTAAAGAAGTAAGTCGTGCACGTACGTTTGGTTTTATGGCAGACTACGAAAAATTGCGTGAAGTTCGACTCGCTTTAGGTGGAAGTCTTGATAATGCAGTCGTTGTAGACGAATATAGAGTGCTGAATGAAGATGGCTTACGTTACGAAGATGAATTTGTACGTCATAAGATTCTTGATGCAGTTGGCGATCTCTACTTATTAGGTCATAGCCTCATCGGAGCATTTAGTGGCTATAAATCTGGTCATGCGCTGAATAATTTATTATTACGTCGTTTACTAAGTAATGCCAATGCTTGGGAATATGTTGAATTTGAAGATGAAATAAAAGCACCGCTGGCCTATCGACGTGCTTTGCTTAATGCACATTAG
- the ftsZ gene encoding cell division protein FtsZ, which yields MSTEFDSPNTPVQNAIIKVIGVGGGGGNALEHMLAQDITGVEFICANTDAQALRNSSAECLLQLGQQITKGLGAGADPEVGRLAAEADRERIRSALEGANMVFITAGMGGGTGTGAAPVVAEIAKQMKILTVAVVTKPFEIEGKKRLRLAEEGIKQLSQYVDSLITIPNNKLMSVLDKDISFLDAFKAVNDVLFGAVKGIAALITRTGLINVDFADVKTVMSEMGMAMMGTGIGTGPERARLAAEAAIGSPLLEDIDLAGARGVLVNITAGPDLSMREFGEVGEVIKKFTSEEANVVIGTVIDSEMCEELRVTIVITGLLGHLSTGVSGGVGDSSLVRAADGSLDYHQLERPTVLRKQGVVTSSKSTVDSSATDIEYFDIPAFLRRQEEVS from the coding sequence ATGAGCACCGAATTTGATTCCCCCAACACACCTGTTCAAAATGCCATTATAAAAGTGATTGGTGTCGGTGGCGGTGGTGGGAATGCACTTGAGCACATGTTGGCACAAGACATCACAGGTGTTGAGTTTATCTGTGCTAACACCGATGCCCAAGCATTAAGAAATTCTTCAGCGGAGTGTTTGTTACAATTAGGACAGCAAATTACTAAGGGTTTAGGTGCGGGGGCAGATCCTGAAGTAGGCCGACTAGCGGCAGAAGCAGATAGAGAACGTATTCGATCGGCATTAGAAGGTGCCAATATGGTTTTTATAACTGCTGGGATGGGTGGAGGAACGGGTACGGGTGCTGCACCGGTAGTAGCGGAAATTGCTAAACAAATGAAAATTTTAACCGTTGCGGTTGTTACTAAACCTTTTGAGATTGAAGGTAAGAAGCGTTTGCGCTTAGCCGAAGAGGGAATTAAACAACTGAGCCAATATGTCGACTCATTGATTACGATTCCTAATAATAAATTAATGAGTGTTTTAGACAAAGATATTAGTTTTTTAGATGCATTTAAAGCGGTAAATGATGTATTATTTGGCGCTGTCAAAGGAATTGCCGCTTTAATAACTCGCACTGGTTTAATTAATGTAGACTTTGCAGATGTTAAAACAGTGATGTCAGAGATGGGTATGGCGATGATGGGAACAGGTATAGGCACAGGTCCTGAAAGAGCACGTTTAGCAGCAGAAGCCGCTATTGGAAGCCCATTGTTAGAAGATATCGACTTAGCAGGAGCACGCGGTGTACTCGTTAATATAACAGCGGGACCGGATTTATCAATGCGAGAGTTTGGAGAAGTTGGTGAAGTTATTAAGAAATTTACTTCGGAAGAAGCTAATGTGGTTATTGGAACTGTAATAGATTCTGAAATGTGTGAAGAATTACGTGTGACCATAGTGATAACAGGTCTTCTTGGACACCTTTCTACTGGAGTATCAGGAGGAGTAGGGGATTCAAGTCTTGTTAGAGCGGCTGACGGTAGTTTAGATTATCATCAGTTAGAACGCCCTACGGTATTGCGCAAACAAGGTGTCGTTACTTCAAGTAAATCCACAGTAGATAGTAGCGCAACTGATATTGAATATTTTGATATTCCGGCTTTTTTACGTAGACAAGAAGAGGTTTCTTAA
- the ftsA gene encoding cell division protein FtsA, whose protein sequence is MAKKPTKNLIVGLDIGTSKVNALVGEVKPNGIEIIGMGIYPSLGLKRGVVVNIDATVDSIQQAVGEAESMAGCPVRSVYTGIAGNHIRSLNSHGIVAIQNQEVTHADVERVIDAAKAVAIPADQKILHILPQEFIIDSQEGIREPIGMSGVRLEAKVHMVTGAVSAAQNIIKCIQRCGLEVSEIILEQLASSQSVLTEDEKELGVCLIDIGGGTTDIAIFTEGAIRFTSVIPIAGDQVTNDIAVALRTPTQSAEQIKRRHACALPELASPDELVEVSGVGDRPGRTLTKRALAEVVGPRYEELFHLVKAELYRSGFEEFLAAGVVLTGGASNVNGSVDLAEKIFKLPVRLGHPQYITGNNEVTTNGMYATSTGLLLYGYQQQCEQRKPNVLFGRKIARIKNWLCENF, encoded by the coding sequence ATGGCAAAGAAACCGACTAAGAATTTAATTGTAGGTTTAGATATTGGTACATCCAAAGTTAATGCCTTGGTGGGTGAAGTAAAGCCCAATGGTATCGAAATTATTGGTATGGGAATTTATCCTTCATTAGGATTAAAGCGTGGTGTAGTAGTCAATATCGATGCAACGGTTGATTCAATTCAACAAGCAGTAGGTGAAGCTGAATCAATGGCAGGGTGTCCAGTTCGAAGTGTGTATACGGGTATTGCTGGAAATCATATACGAAGTTTGAATTCTCACGGAATTGTTGCCATTCAAAATCAAGAAGTGACACATGCGGATGTTGAACGTGTGATAGATGCTGCGAAAGCAGTCGCTATTCCAGCCGATCAAAAAATATTACATATTTTGCCACAGGAATTTATTATTGATAGCCAAGAAGGTATTCGTGAGCCAATAGGAATGTCAGGTGTGCGTTTAGAAGCTAAAGTGCATATGGTAACAGGCGCGGTTAGCGCGGCACAAAATATCATTAAATGTATTCAACGCTGTGGTTTAGAAGTTTCAGAAATAATTTTAGAGCAACTTGCTTCAAGTCAATCTGTTTTAACTGAAGATGAGAAAGAATTAGGTGTGTGTTTAATAGACATTGGTGGAGGAACAACGGATATTGCTATCTTTACTGAAGGAGCTATACGTTTTACATCAGTTATTCCTATTGCGGGTGATCAAGTCACAAATGATATTGCCGTTGCATTAAGAACGCCCACACAAAGTGCAGAGCAGATTAAAAGAAGACATGCCTGTGCTTTGCCAGAACTAGCAAGCCCAGATGAATTAGTCGAGGTATCCGGAGTGGGAGATCGACCTGGACGCACGCTGACTAAACGTGCTTTAGCTGAGGTGGTGGGGCCACGTTATGAAGAGCTTTTCCATTTAGTGAAGGCAGAATTATATCGTAGTGGTTTTGAAGAATTTCTTGCGGCAGGGGTGGTATTAACCGGTGGTGCTTCTAACGTCAACGGTAGTGTCGATTTAGCAGAAAAGATTTTTAAGTTACCCGTGAGACTCGGTCACCCACAATATATTACTGGAAATAACGAGGTAACGACGAATGGTATGTATGCGACCAGTACCGGCTTACTATTATATGGCTATCAACAACAATGCGAGCAGCGAAAACCTAATGTTTTATTTGGTAGAAAAATAGCACGTATAAAAAATTGGTTATGCGAAAATTTTTAA